One region of Oryza glaberrima chromosome 7, OglaRS2, whole genome shotgun sequence genomic DNA includes:
- the LOC127778822 gene encoding uncharacterized protein LOC127778822, which produces MRRSILSLCFHLALAIALAANVPDIANGRVIEAKSDPKPADPKPKPDPTPKPQRETKPSPQPNPQPNPQPDPKPSPQLDPKPTLQPEPKQDPQPNLQPDPKPSPQPDPKTTPQSDPKQDPQPNPQPDPKPTPQPNPKQDPQPNPQPDPKPTPQPDPKQDPQPNPQPSPKADPKPNPKPKPQPEPSPNPKPEPKPEPKPEPSPNPKPNPNPKPEPQPDPKPEPKPQPERSLPKPPPLSPAIAVIVPGN; this is translated from the coding sequence ATGAGGAGATCAATCCTCTCACTGTGCTTCCATTTGGCGCTTGCCATTGCATTGGCGGCAAATGTTCCTGACATTGCCAATGGACGCGTGATTGAAGCTAAATCTGATCCAAAGCCAGCAGATCCCAAGCCTAAACCTGACCCAACACCAAAACCACAACGAGAGACAAAACCCAGTCCACAGCCTAACCCTCAACCTAACCCACAGCCAGATCCAAAACCATCACCGCAGCTTGACCCAAAACCTACACTACAGCCTGAACCAAAACAAGATCCTCAACCAAACCTACAACCGGATCCAAAACCATCTCCGCAGCCTGACCCGAAAACTACACCACAGTCTGACCCAAAACAAGATCCTCAACCGAACCCACAACCTGACCCAAAACCAACGCCGCAACCTAACCCAAAACAAGATCCTCAGCCGAACCCACAGCCTGACCCAAAACCAACGCCACAGCCTGACCCGAAACAAGATCCTCAACCGAACCCGCAACCTAGCCCCAAAGCTGACCCAAAACCAAATCCAAAGCCTAAGCCACAACCGGAGCCGAGCCCAAATCCTAAGCCAGAGCCAAAGCCTGAACCCAAACCTGAGCCAAGTCCTAACCCCAAGCCAAATCCTAATCCTAAGCCGGAGCCACAGCCTGATCCTAAGCCAGAACCCAAGCCTCAGCCAGAGCGATCTCTGCCAAAGCCACCACCTCTTTCACCAGCAATAGCTGTAATTGTGCCCGGGAACTGA